Proteins encoded together in one Carya illinoinensis cultivar Pawnee chromosome 3, C.illinoinensisPawnee_v1, whole genome shotgun sequence window:
- the LOC122304326 gene encoding protein ALP1-like: MEISSFPFLNQEDHSYHYSLFQEMENFNVNKNSIKRRRKESGGGNKEETTENALKDMLLSSLVLLGEEEKQDQEQRWVLDAQQDKALFEADNEEKTPAMNDFYSQLENIFSDLDQVDSSRTKRARWSPVSAATAAAADNAGSNSSPPQDAAASGAGGQPHHRRLWVKDRSKDWWDQHNHPEFPEEEFRRAFRMSKATFNMICDELEAVVTKKNTMLREAIPVRQRVAVCIWRLATGEPLRVVSKRFGLGISTCHKLVLEVCSAIRSVLMPKFLQWPDENRLRMIKDEFQLISGIPNIGGSMYTTHAPIIAPKVNVASYFNKRHTERNHKTSYSITVQGVVDPKGVFTDVCIGWPGSMPDDQVLEKSALSQRAQMGLLKDVWVVGNSGHPLKDWVLVPYTHQNLTWCQHAFNEKVGEVQRVAKEAFARLKGRWSCLQKRTEVKLQDLPVVLGACCVLHNICEMRNEETDPEHSFELFDDEMMADNSLSSVSSTQARDLIAHDLLHRGQAGTRYTFDL; the protein is encoded by the coding sequence ATGGAAATTAGTTCTTTCCCATTTCTTAATCAAGAAGATCATTCATACCACTACAGTTTGTTCCAAGAGATGGAGAATTTCAATGTGAACAAAAACTCAATAAAGCGGAGACGGAAAGAAAGTGGTGGGGGCAATAAGGAAGAAACGACGGAGAACGCGTTGAAGGATATGCTACTGAGTTCGCTAGTCTTGTTAGGTGAGGAGGAGAAGCAAGATCAAGAACAAAGGTGGGTTTTGGATGCTCAGCAAGATAAGGCCCTCTTCGAGGCCGACAACGAGGAAAAGACTCCAGCTATGAACGACTTCTATTCACAGCTCGAAAATATTTTCTCTGATTTGGACCAAGTGGATTCCTCTAGGACCAAGCGGGCCCGCTGGTCCCCTGTTTCTGCCGCTACCGCTGCTGCAGCGGACAATGCCGGGTCCAATAGTTCTCCGCCGCAGGATGCTGCGGCGAGTGGAGCTGGGGGCCAGCCGCACCATCGCCGGCTGTGGGTTAAGGACCGGTCCAAGGACTGGTGGGACCAGCACAACCACCCTGAATTTCCCGAAGAGGAGTTCCGCCGCGCGTTTCGGATGAGCAAGGCCACGTTCAACATGATCTGCGACGAGCTCGAAGCCGTTGTTACGAAGAAGAATACGATGCTCCGAGAAGCGATTCCGGTTCGCCAACGCGTTGCTGTGTGTATATGGAGATTGGCCACCGGTGAGCCTCTTCGAGTCGTGTCGAAGCGATTCGGGTTGGGTATATCCACTTGTCACAAACTTGTTCTCGAGGTTTGCTCGGCAATTCGTAGTGTTCTAATGCCAAAGTTCCTTCAATGGCCAGACGAGAATAGATTGAGGATGATTAAGGATGAGTTTCAGTTGATTTCGGGGATACCGAACATCGGTGGTTCTATGTACACGACCCACGCTCCTATCATCGCCCCGAAGGTTAACGTGGCTTCTTACTTCAACAAACGGCACACGGAGAGAAACCATAAGACCTCGTACTCTATAACAGTTCAGGGGGTTGTTGATCCTAAAGGAGTGTTCACCGATGTTTGCATTGGTTGGCCTGGGTCGATGCCCGATGACCAGGTGTTGGAGAAGTCTGCACTGAGCCAGAGGGCCCAGATGGGGCTCTTGAAGGATGTTTGGGTTGTTGGGAATTCTGGGCACCCTCTCAAGGACTGGGTTTTGGTTCCTTATACGCACCAGAACCTCACTTGGTGTCAGCATGCGTTCAACGAGAAGGTGGGAGAGGTTCAGAGGGTTGCAAAGGAGGCCTTCGCCAGGTTGAAAGGGAGGTGGTCTTGCTTGCAGAAGAGAACAGAGGTGAAACTCCAAGATTTGCCAGTGGTTCTTGGGGCTTGCTGTGTCTTGCACAATATCTGTGAGATGAGAAATGAAGAAACGGATCCGGAGCATAGTTTTGAGCTTTTTGATGATGAAATGATGGCTGACAATAGTTTGAGTTCTGTGAGTTCAACTCAGGCTAGGGATCTGATTGCCCACGATCTGTTGCACCGTGGCCAGGCAGGCACTCGTTACACTTTTGATTTATAG